Genomic DNA from bacterium:
CATGCTCACTCCTCGCCCGTGGCGCCGCGCTTGGCGCCGAGGAAGCCCTGCTCGAGCAGGAGCCCGAGCAGCCGGCCGTCGCCGCTCTCGCCGCGCGCCAGGTAGCGCTCCACGATCTTGCCCAGGATGTCCGTCTCGATGTTCACCGTGTCGCCCGCGGCCAGCCCGCCCAGGGTGGTCGCGGCCAGCGTGTGGGGAATCAGGTAGAGCTCGCACTCGTCGGCCTCGATCTCGGGACCGAGCGTGAGCGAGACGCCGTCGACGGCCAGGCTGCCCTTGGGCACGAGCTGCGCGGCGAGCTCGGCGTCGACGCGCAGGCGCAGGGTCGTCCAGCCGGACTCGGGGATGACGGCGACCACTTCGGCGACGCCGTCGACGTGGCCCGTGACGAAGTGCCCGCCCAGGCGGCTGGTCGGCGTCAGCGCGCGCTCGAGGTTGACGGCGTCGCCCGGCTTCAGGTCGCCCAGGGTGGTCACGCGCAGGGTCTCGCCCATCGCGTAGACGCGGAAGCGCGGGCCGCTGAGC
This window encodes:
- a CDS encoding riboflavin synthase, coding for MFTGIVETVGRVVLAEAAGGGRDLEIEAPAIAGGLAVGDSVAIAGACQTVTALSGPRFRVYAMGETLRVTTLGDLKPGDAVNLERALTPTSRLGGHFVTGHVDGVAEVVAVIPESGWTTLRLRVDAELAAQLVPKGSLAVDGVSLTLGPEIEADECELYLIPHTLAATTLGGLAAGDTVNIETDILGKIVERYLARGESGDGRLLGLLLEQGFLGAKRGATGEE